From the Luteolibacter arcticus genome, one window contains:
- a CDS encoding YHYH protein translates to MKHPILLLTALLLANANADSKLSSWYTANAGKYARIQETDAEAVAGTSKTTWTRTTGMFTLAQTTPAYAGPTQIDYSTNWVYVRTPSLGTYTMGPWYNNAAKTQLFINVPKNQGLIIRIPRTATTIPTTKTQINGLNIGGVMQPAAGYYVDGVSLYDPTDGFSYSGGSETSPGTGQWHRDAYVNESITFDYSMAHQQNTGFYHNHANPLALRYQLGDAVSFNSTTKKYAETMSPTAHSPIVAWMIDGLPVYGPYGYASAMNANSGVRRMVGGFVKRDGNTTGVDNITTAGRTLPAWMLRNNGNTSATGPTVSTTYPLGRYIQDWAYLGDLQKSAGANYQQGVDFDLNEYNVRYCVTPEFPSGTWAYFVNISSTGTPQFPYMCNRWFYGTPTGGKVNSITETVTNHFLGGPNRPLAIPETPVVAGGNVTLTWNAVEGGTYSVDASTTGTTWTNKATGLTVSNANTKSNTHTALGTTGTEHARVQRTALATYDTTGVVTPTVSQTATTNFLLGTPPTAPTLTAISTLNGATEDTAFTISHADLAAAADEADANGDAISFRIESVVSGSLTKNGAAVIAGSTLIAAGESVVWTPGANENGTLAAFTVKAWDGALASSSAITVTASVAAVVDPNNAPVMNPVTISRDLGIGSTDSLAHSFFVSQTNPSDSDGDPIQFRIESVPNGSLTKNGVPVTPGVTTLASGEALIWSPAGLAPDTSRVGFTLKAWDGADASVNTATVQFSVKQTFDHWAEDFDLTGDDALPGADPDHDGIPNALEFSFGSSPAVVSGNPVSSTVAEGYLTLVFPRADGSEWDVDIAVETSTDLDEWDIYWLHESPEDGLIYSFGENGEAADTITIKIPVGTNPIRFARVRADED, encoded by the coding sequence ATGAAGCACCCGATCCTGCTGCTGACTGCTCTCCTGCTTGCCAACGCTAATGCGGACTCGAAGCTTTCGAGTTGGTACACCGCGAATGCGGGCAAATACGCCCGGATCCAAGAGACCGATGCCGAGGCGGTCGCTGGAACCTCGAAGACCACGTGGACCCGCACCACGGGCATGTTCACACTCGCCCAGACGACGCCGGCCTATGCCGGGCCGACCCAGATCGACTACAGCACGAATTGGGTGTATGTTCGCACGCCCTCGCTGGGCACCTACACGATGGGGCCATGGTACAATAATGCCGCGAAGACCCAGCTCTTCATCAACGTGCCGAAGAACCAAGGGCTGATCATCCGCATCCCGCGCACCGCCACCACCATCCCCACAACGAAGACGCAGATCAATGGCTTGAACATCGGTGGCGTGATGCAGCCTGCCGCAGGCTACTATGTGGATGGCGTCAGCCTTTACGATCCTACCGATGGCTTCAGCTATAGCGGCGGGAGCGAGACCTCACCCGGCACCGGCCAATGGCATCGCGACGCCTATGTCAACGAGAGCATCACCTTTGACTACTCGATGGCGCACCAGCAGAACACCGGATTCTACCATAACCACGCCAACCCGCTGGCGCTGCGCTACCAGCTTGGCGACGCGGTGAGTTTCAATAGCACCACGAAGAAATACGCGGAGACCATGAGCCCGACGGCTCACTCACCGATCGTGGCGTGGATGATCGACGGCCTGCCGGTCTATGGACCCTACGGCTACGCCAGTGCGATGAACGCGAACAGCGGCGTGCGACGCATGGTCGGTGGTTTTGTAAAACGGGATGGCAACACTACGGGAGTGGACAACATCACGACCGCTGGCCGCACGCTGCCCGCGTGGATGTTGCGGAACAACGGCAATACCAGCGCCACCGGCCCGACTGTCAGCACCACTTACCCGCTCGGTCGCTATATCCAGGACTGGGCTTACCTGGGCGACCTGCAGAAGAGCGCCGGGGCGAACTACCAGCAGGGAGTCGATTTCGACCTCAATGAATACAATGTCCGCTACTGCGTGACCCCGGAGTTCCCCAGCGGGACGTGGGCCTACTTCGTCAACATCTCCAGCACCGGTACGCCGCAGTTTCCCTACATGTGCAACCGCTGGTTCTACGGCACGCCAACAGGCGGCAAGGTCAACAGCATCACGGAGACGGTCACCAATCATTTCCTGGGCGGACCCAATCGGCCGCTTGCCATCCCGGAGACGCCAGTCGTGGCTGGCGGTAACGTGACCCTCACCTGGAATGCGGTGGAAGGCGGAACCTATTCCGTCGACGCCTCGACCACCGGGACGACTTGGACGAACAAGGCGACCGGTCTAACGGTGAGCAATGCCAACACCAAGTCGAATACCCACACGGCACTTGGAACGACCGGCACTGAGCACGCCCGTGTGCAACGCACCGCCTTGGCCACGTATGACACCACCGGAGTGGTCACTCCTACCGTTTCTCAAACGGCGACGACGAACTTCCTGCTGGGGACTCCACCCACGGCTCCGACGCTGACGGCCATCTCCACCTTGAACGGCGCAACGGAAGACACCGCATTCACCATCAGCCATGCCGACCTCGCCGCTGCGGCCGACGAAGCGGATGCGAACGGGGATGCAATCAGCTTCCGCATTGAGTCGGTGGTTTCCGGTTCGCTGACGAAGAACGGTGCCGCCGTGATTGCGGGCAGCACCTTGATCGCCGCGGGCGAGTCGGTCGTATGGACTCCCGGGGCCAACGAGAATGGCACGCTTGCAGCCTTCACGGTTAAGGCATGGGATGGAGCGCTCGCTTCTAGCAGCGCTATCACGGTGACTGCTTCTGTCGCCGCGGTCGTGGATCCGAACAACGCGCCCGTCATGAATCCGGTGACCATTTCGCGCGACCTCGGCATCGGCAGCACCGATTCATTGGCTCATTCCTTCTTCGTGAGTCAGACCAATCCATCCGATTCCGACGGCGATCCGATCCAGTTCCGGATCGAATCGGTGCCGAATGGCTCGCTCACCAAAAATGGGGTGCCAGTTACCCCCGGCGTCACCACGCTAGCCAGCGGCGAAGCACTCATCTGGAGCCCCGCCGGGCTGGCCCCGGACACTTCCCGGGTGGGATTCACGCTCAAGGCATGGGATGGCGCGGATGCCTCGGTGAACACGGCCACCGTCCAGTTCTCCGTGAAGCAGACCTTCGATCACTGGGCCGAGGACTTCGATCTCACGGGAGATGATGCCTTGCCCGGTGCCGATCCCGACCACGACGGCATCCCCAACGCGTTAGAGTTCTCCTTTGGCTCGAGTCCGGCCGTCGTTTCCGGGAATCCAGTCAGCAGCACCGTCGCAGAAGGCTATCTGACGCTCGTCTTCCCCCGGGCCGACGGCTCCGAATGGGATGTGGATATCGCCGTGGAGACCAGCACGGATCTGGATGAATGGGACATTTACTGGCTCCATGAAAGTCCAGAGGACGGCCTGATCTATTCGTTCGGGGAGAATGGCGAGGCGGCGGATACCATCACGATCAAAATCCCGGTAGGCACGAATCCCATTCGGTTTGCCAGGGTGCGGGCCGACGAGGATTGA
- a CDS encoding dihydroorotase → MSDVLLIRQVRVVSEDSPTFVDADVRVEKGIVTAVAAGLPVPDGARVIEGKNRLLMPAMFDAHVHFREPGFEAKEDIASGTEAAINGGITGIVMMPNTSPAIDSASVVKMVLDKAKAVSRIPVYTSGCITKGRQGKELAAIDGMRALGVKMLTDDGDGVGDPAVLYRAMQYASEFGMFFASHCEVHELAGPRALNDGPMSYKLGIKGSPACAEEIMIDRDIRLAHATGARIHIQHVSSKLGMETIRWWKERGDVKVTAEVAPHHLMFRDEDIGNYDTHYKMNPPLRTAEDNVALLEGLKSGVFDLLATDHAPHTPFEKAQDFTSAPNGITGLDTALVSMFDRYVTTGALTWDVLVKRYSAEPRRLMGLEPVPVAEGKPAEFILFDPEGSTTFSVEFMKSKSRNTPFLDQMLKGSIDLVVRGEDVLLER, encoded by the coding sequence ATGTCCGATGTGCTCTTGATCCGCCAGGTCCGCGTGGTTTCCGAGGATTCCCCCACCTTTGTCGACGCCGACGTGAGGGTGGAGAAGGGGATCGTCACCGCGGTGGCTGCCGGTTTGCCGGTGCCGGACGGGGCGAGGGTCATCGAGGGCAAGAACCGCTTGCTGATGCCGGCGATGTTCGACGCCCACGTGCATTTCCGCGAGCCTGGATTCGAGGCGAAGGAGGATATTGCGAGCGGCACCGAGGCGGCGATCAACGGTGGCATCACCGGCATCGTCATGATGCCGAACACCTCGCCGGCCATCGACTCCGCCAGCGTGGTGAAGATGGTCCTCGATAAGGCCAAGGCCGTCTCCCGCATCCCGGTTTACACCTCCGGCTGCATCACCAAGGGCCGGCAGGGCAAGGAACTCGCAGCCATCGATGGCATGCGCGCGCTCGGCGTGAAGATGCTCACGGACGATGGGGACGGGGTGGGCGATCCGGCAGTGCTCTACCGGGCCATGCAGTATGCCAGCGAGTTCGGCATGTTTTTCGCCAGCCACTGCGAGGTTCACGAACTAGCCGGCCCTCGCGCGCTCAATGATGGACCGATGTCTTACAAGCTCGGCATCAAGGGCAGCCCGGCCTGCGCCGAGGAAATCATGATCGACCGGGACATCCGGCTCGCCCATGCCACCGGCGCTCGCATCCACATCCAGCACGTCTCCAGCAAGCTCGGCATGGAGACCATCCGCTGGTGGAAGGAGCGTGGCGACGTGAAGGTCACCGCCGAGGTCGCGCCGCACCACCTGATGTTCCGCGATGAGGACATCGGCAACTACGACACCCACTACAAGATGAACCCGCCGCTGCGCACGGCGGAGGACAACGTGGCTCTGTTAGAAGGGCTGAAGTCGGGTGTCTTCGACCTGCTGGCGACCGATCACGCGCCGCACACGCCGTTCGAGAAGGCCCAGGATTTCACCAGCGCTCCGAACGGGATCACCGGCTTGGACACCGCCCTGGTCTCGATGTTCGACCGCTACGTGACGACCGGAGCCCTCACTTGGGACGTACTGGTAAAGCGCTACTCCGCCGAGCCCCGCCGCCTGATGGGACTCGAGCCGGTGCCAGTCGCGGAAGGCAAGCCGGCCGAGTTCATCCTCTTCGATCCCGAGGGCAGCACGACGTTTTCAGTCGAGTTCATGAAGTCGAAGAGCCGCAACACGCCTTTCCTCGATCAAATGTTGAAGGGCAGCATCGACCTCGTGGTGCGAGGGGAAGACGTTCTGCTGGAGAGGTAA
- a CDS encoding DUF6572 domain-containing protein — protein MGLENDRVVDAVGIENATGIVVLTIADSWDWNDVYGHLMALQAKLNTYISFVEGGQLLEEYPLAEGCPLTIDIVTKFPMDPKGAELLTMAADVCRDLEIEIRTRHVAI, from the coding sequence ATGGGTTTGGAAAACGACAGAGTGGTCGATGCGGTAGGAATCGAGAATGCGACTGGCATCGTGGTGCTGACCATCGCAGATAGCTGGGACTGGAATGACGTTTACGGGCACCTTATGGCACTCCAGGCCAAGCTTAATACCTACATCAGCTTCGTCGAAGGAGGACAGTTGTTGGAAGAGTATCCTTTGGCAGAGGGTTGTCCGTTGACCATCGACATCGTCACGAAGTTTCCTATGGATCCGAAAGGGGCTGAACTTTTGACGATGGCCGCAGATGTATGCCGGGATCTTGAAATCGAGATCAGAACCCGGCATGTGGCTATCTAG
- a CDS encoding Rne/Rng family ribonuclease produces the protein MIQKIKRFLGIGRPNPKEGNTVIVNVERLERRVALLDNGVLEEYTVEREGEQNIVGGIFKGRVKNIEQGLKAMFVDIGLDKNAFLHFWDAIPAALDAGLEEIERAGSKKKQQQKITSKDIPSIYPIGSEIMIQVSKGPIGTKGPRVTTNISLAGRYLVLMPYTEQFGISRKIEDPKERQRLRKIMQKLSVPDGMGIIMRTVAHGTRARHFVRDLAMLLEQWHGVEDKRDSGPAPLCVFQEPGLIERTARDFLTDEVDQVLCDDAQTTEFIREIAGKVSRRAKRRIHHMPSNQPIFEAVGIQKQIDEAFSRQVWLPCGGYIVIDETEALISIDVNTGRNRGSKDVDKMILETNVESAQEVARQLRLRNIGGLVVVDFIDMRHRKDQQTVYKAMKDRLKKDKAKTQVLQISAIGLMEMTRQRLNESLRDTMFEPCPYCQGRGRVKTPMTMSVEIQRRIVTVINKHRDQAGDLVVVVNPDVLNRFKTEDSKHLVELERQHSGRLIFRSDPSLHRERFLIVDASTEKTIDQA, from the coding sequence ATGATCCAGAAAATCAAACGCTTCCTCGGCATCGGGCGACCGAATCCGAAGGAAGGCAATACGGTCATCGTCAATGTTGAGCGCCTTGAACGGCGCGTCGCACTCCTCGATAACGGCGTCCTTGAAGAATACACCGTCGAACGCGAAGGCGAACAGAACATCGTCGGTGGCATCTTCAAAGGCCGCGTGAAGAACATCGAGCAGGGCCTCAAGGCCATGTTCGTCGACATCGGCCTCGATAAGAACGCCTTCCTTCACTTTTGGGATGCCATTCCCGCCGCACTTGATGCCGGCCTCGAGGAAATCGAGCGCGCCGGTTCCAAGAAAAAACAACAGCAGAAGATCACCTCCAAGGACATCCCGAGCATCTATCCGATCGGCTCGGAAATCATGATCCAGGTCTCCAAGGGGCCGATCGGCACCAAGGGTCCGCGCGTCACCACCAACATCTCGTTGGCCGGCCGCTACCTCGTGCTGATGCCCTACACCGAGCAGTTCGGTATTTCCCGCAAGATCGAGGACCCGAAGGAGCGCCAGCGCCTTCGCAAGATCATGCAGAAGCTCAGCGTGCCGGATGGCATGGGCATCATCATGCGCACCGTGGCCCACGGCACTCGCGCCCGCCACTTCGTGCGCGACCTCGCGATGCTGCTGGAGCAGTGGCATGGCGTGGAAGACAAGCGCGACTCCGGCCCGGCGCCGCTGTGCGTCTTCCAGGAGCCCGGCCTGATCGAGCGCACCGCTCGCGACTTCCTCACGGATGAGGTGGACCAAGTCCTTTGCGACGACGCCCAGACCACGGAGTTCATCCGCGAGATCGCCGGCAAGGTGTCTCGCCGCGCGAAACGCCGCATCCATCACATGCCGAGCAACCAGCCGATCTTCGAGGCCGTCGGCATCCAGAAGCAGATCGACGAGGCCTTCTCGCGCCAAGTCTGGCTGCCCTGCGGCGGCTACATCGTCATCGACGAAACCGAGGCCCTCATTTCCATCGACGTCAACACCGGTCGCAACCGCGGCTCGAAGGACGTGGACAAGATGATCCTCGAAACCAACGTCGAGTCTGCCCAGGAAGTCGCCCGCCAGCTCCGACTCCGTAACATCGGCGGTCTCGTCGTGGTGGACTTCATCGACATGCGCCATCGCAAGGACCAGCAGACGGTCTACAAGGCGATGAAGGACCGTCTGAAGAAGGACAAGGCCAAGACCCAGGTCCTGCAGATCTCCGCGATCGGCCTGATGGAAATGACCCGCCAGCGCCTCAACGAGTCGTTGCGCGACACGATGTTCGAGCCCTGCCCTTATTGCCAAGGCCGCGGCCGCGTGAAGACACCGATGACCATGAGCGTGGAAATCCAGCGCCGCATCGTCACCGTCATCAACAAGCACCGCGACCAAGCCGGCGACCTCGTCGTGGTGGTCAATCCGGACGTGCTCAATCGCTTCAAGACCGAGGACAGCAAGCACCTCGTGGAACTCGAGCGCCAGCACTCCGGTCGCCTGATCTTCCGCTCGGATCCGTCGCTGCATCGCGAGCGTTTCCTCATCGTCGACGCCTCGACGGAGAAGACGATCGACCAAGCTTGA
- a CDS encoding peptidoglycan D,D-transpeptidase FtsI family protein produces the protein MEPRYRLRVYLLTALVLFGFGVLLSRLYEFQIDKRDFYRNQVPGNRQITVREPGIRGTIKDRNGIELARNKRQYEISFNLEEIHGAYRLQRAEDPTIEREQSEKGMPRVGPETDIVEIVKARVIQPLTDLGLERDFNAEKLRTHYKTHGGLVPFVYTRDITYEDFAKFAEHSLDIPGVYLNVRPLREYPYKALSCHTLGYLRQWATGDIPEDARRQYGYQYVGDDKGVAGVEATLDDILRGSEGWKQVVKSEKGKILGETLVDAVDPGIGAEVTLTIDAEVQYLLSNILRRAGTASGVVMDVETGEILAMASVPDYNPNDFIPSISKEKNAEYETAKIKPLIDRAISRFPPGSTFKVPTALVGATKGFATKSYSCSGYLSYGSAKVGCWIAQKGGSHGGLTLPKAIQQSCNPYFMQLAGSIGAKGMADGFAMLGLGEKTGIPLPNESPGLVTGSRTWQRERPNAKVTPIDMGFLSIGQGNALATPLQLCAVVSCVANGGRYYHPRLVKRAIAHKGTENEEVIKDEPRLKVDLLKEGMKASDLNLIREGMRMAVNVPGGTAGRAKIPGYEVAAKTGTAQVSKVLDLHNAWTIAFAPYDKPKYAVCMLVENGKSGGAVCGPLVHLLFRGLMARDEGMRLPLHPLEPVVGNLDPIKEIALPEDVLAAIDVSQDDGETGNEGTDAATAAGIPTEPLPDSQTVTPKPTITPEADDEGRVTKPRKAPPRNR, from the coding sequence ATGGAACCTCGCTACCGGCTTCGCGTATACCTCCTGACCGCCCTTGTGCTGTTCGGCTTCGGCGTGCTGCTGTCGAGGCTCTACGAATTCCAGATCGACAAGCGCGACTTCTACCGGAACCAGGTCCCCGGCAACCGCCAGATCACCGTCCGCGAACCCGGCATCCGGGGAACCATCAAGGACCGCAACGGCATCGAACTAGCCCGCAACAAGCGACAGTACGAGATCTCCTTCAACCTTGAGGAAATCCACGGGGCCTATCGGCTCCAACGGGCCGAGGATCCCACCATCGAGCGGGAGCAGTCGGAGAAGGGCATGCCGCGTGTGGGTCCGGAGACGGACATCGTGGAGATTGTGAAGGCCCGCGTCATCCAACCGCTGACTGATCTGGGGTTGGAGCGGGATTTCAATGCCGAGAAGCTGCGCACCCACTACAAGACCCACGGCGGTCTGGTGCCTTTCGTTTACACCCGGGATATCACTTACGAGGACTTCGCGAAATTCGCGGAACACTCGCTCGATATTCCCGGCGTTTATCTGAACGTCCGGCCGCTCCGTGAATATCCTTACAAGGCGCTCTCGTGCCACACGCTCGGCTACCTGCGCCAGTGGGCCACCGGCGACATCCCCGAGGACGCGCGACGCCAGTATGGCTACCAGTATGTGGGCGACGACAAGGGCGTGGCCGGTGTGGAGGCAACGCTCGATGACATCTTGCGCGGCTCCGAAGGATGGAAGCAGGTGGTCAAGAGCGAGAAGGGCAAGATCCTCGGCGAGACCCTCGTCGATGCGGTCGATCCCGGCATCGGCGCGGAAGTGACACTGACCATCGATGCCGAGGTTCAGTATCTCCTGTCGAATATCCTCCGCCGTGCCGGCACGGCTTCCGGCGTGGTGATGGACGTCGAGACCGGTGAGATCCTGGCGATGGCTTCCGTGCCGGACTACAACCCGAACGATTTCATTCCAAGCATCTCGAAGGAAAAGAATGCCGAATATGAGACTGCGAAGATCAAGCCGTTGATCGACCGGGCCATCAGCCGGTTCCCTCCGGGCTCCACCTTCAAGGTCCCAACAGCATTGGTCGGAGCAACGAAGGGCTTCGCCACCAAGAGCTACAGTTGTAGCGGCTATCTCTCCTACGGCAGTGCCAAAGTCGGCTGCTGGATCGCTCAGAAAGGCGGCAGCCACGGCGGGCTCACCCTGCCCAAGGCCATCCAACAATCCTGCAATCCGTACTTCATGCAGCTCGCCGGCTCGATCGGCGCGAAGGGCATGGCCGATGGGTTCGCGATGCTCGGCCTCGGCGAGAAGACCGGCATCCCCCTTCCCAACGAAAGCCCGGGCCTCGTCACGGGAAGCCGCACCTGGCAGCGCGAGCGGCCAAACGCCAAGGTCACACCGATCGACATGGGTTTCCTTTCGATCGGGCAGGGCAATGCCCTGGCAACACCGCTGCAACTATGCGCCGTGGTCTCGTGCGTCGCCAACGGCGGCCGCTACTATCACCCGCGCCTGGTGAAGCGGGCGATCGCCCACAAAGGCACCGAGAACGAGGAGGTCATCAAGGACGAGCCGCGGCTCAAAGTGGACCTGCTCAAGGAAGGCATGAAGGCCTCCGACTTGAATCTCATTCGCGAAGGCATGCGGATGGCCGTCAACGTTCCCGGTGGCACCGCCGGCCGTGCCAAGATCCCCGGCTACGAAGTCGCCGCCAAAACCGGCACCGCACAGGTCAGCAAGGTGCTCGACTTGCACAACGCCTGGACCATTGCCTTCGCTCCCTACGACAAGCCGAAGTACGCCGTCTGCATGCTGGTGGAAAACGGCAAGTCCGGCGGCGCGGTCTGCGGCCCGCTGGTGCACCTCCTCTTCCGTGGCCTGATGGCCCGCGACGAGGGCATGAGGCTGCCGCTCCACCCGCTCGAACCTGTCGTCGGCAACCTTGACCCGATCAAGGAGATCGCATTGCCCGAGGACGTGCTCGCTGCCATCGACGTCAGCCAAGACGATGGCGAGACCGGCAACGAAGGCACCGACGCCGCAACCGCCGCCGGCATCCCCACCGAACCTCTTCCCGATTCCCAAACGGTCACCCCGAAACCCACCATCACCCCTGAGGCCGATGATGAAGGAAGGGTGACCAAACCTCGCAAAGCTCCACCCCGCAATCGCTAA
- the mreC gene encoding rod shape-determining protein MreC — protein sequence MRPLNLLAFLLFLAGTVWALTRSERAVREIQATYYQWLTPFLSAGSAMEVKARSYLDEVHNSKELEVELETMRGEFDRLRLVEADAQDLKEENARLRRDLDFQKRMDFKATAARVIRRQPTTWWQTVDIDRGEESGVSLHQPVVADGGLVGKVDRVGKTGVSSVILLTDEACQVSVKLEGTPEAGILSGQRGQYEGGPRLRLRFLSTKARISPGTRVFTTGRGGLFPANILVGTVESVVPGLLDSEALVRPSVDFTDLSTVFLLPAVTP from the coding sequence ATGAGGCCGCTCAATCTCCTCGCATTCCTTCTCTTTCTGGCCGGGACCGTCTGGGCCCTGACCCGGAGCGAACGCGCCGTTAGGGAAATCCAAGCCACCTACTACCAGTGGCTGACGCCTTTCCTCTCGGCGGGCTCCGCCATGGAAGTGAAGGCACGGTCGTATCTCGACGAAGTGCACAACTCGAAGGAACTCGAAGTCGAGCTCGAGACGATGCGCGGCGAGTTTGACCGTCTGCGCCTGGTCGAGGCGGATGCCCAGGATCTGAAAGAGGAGAACGCCCGCCTGCGCCGCGATCTGGATTTCCAGAAGCGAATGGATTTCAAGGCCACAGCCGCCCGCGTGATCCGCCGTCAGCCTACGACCTGGTGGCAAACGGTCGATATCGACCGCGGCGAGGAAAGCGGTGTCTCCCTGCACCAACCGGTCGTTGCCGATGGTGGCCTGGTCGGGAAGGTCGACCGCGTCGGCAAGACCGGAGTCTCCTCGGTGATCCTGCTGACGGACGAGGCATGCCAGGTCTCCGTAAAGCTCGAGGGAACTCCCGAAGCGGGCATTCTCAGCGGCCAGCGCGGCCAGTATGAAGGCGGGCCTCGTTTGCGCCTGCGATTCCTTTCCACGAAGGCCCGGATCAGTCCGGGCACTCGGGTTTTCACCACCGGGCGGGGGGGGCTATTCCCCGCGAATATCCTGGTGGGCACGGTCGAGTCAGTCGTTCCCGGCTTGCTCGACTCCGAAGCTTTGGTCCGTCCGTCGGTCGATTTCACGGATCTGAGCACGGTATTCCTTCTGCCTGCCGTGACTCCGTGA
- a CDS encoding rod shape-determining protein: MFARLFGGWFSNDIGIDLGTANTLVNVKDQGIVLREPSVVAVKAGTNEVLAVGDDAKRMLGRTPGNIVAIRPLKDGVIADFEVTEAMLRHFIRKANNRRRNNPRVVIAVPSGITEVERRAVSESAEQAGAREVHIVEEPMAAAIGVGLPVMDASGNMIVDIGGGTTEVALISLGGIVFARSVRTAGDELDEAIVSYMKRAYNLMIGERTAEDIKIRLGSAAPLSKEITMDVKGRDLVAGLPKTITITSQEIREAMADPLSTIVDAVRTTLERCPPELAADLVDRGIVLAGGGALLRGLDRLLREETGLPVHVAEDPLSAVAEGTGKMLQEIEVLKRVTTSSHY, encoded by the coding sequence ATGTTTGCTCGATTATTCGGCGGCTGGTTTTCCAACGACATCGGCATCGACCTCGGCACCGCCAATACCCTCGTCAACGTCAAGGATCAGGGCATCGTCCTGCGCGAACCTTCCGTCGTCGCCGTCAAGGCCGGCACCAATGAAGTCCTCGCGGTCGGGGACGATGCCAAGCGCATGCTCGGCCGTACGCCCGGCAACATCGTCGCGATCCGCCCCCTGAAAGACGGGGTGATCGCCGACTTCGAGGTCACCGAGGCGATGCTACGCCACTTCATCCGCAAGGCGAACAACCGCCGGCGGAACAACCCGCGGGTCGTCATCGCAGTCCCCTCCGGCATCACCGAGGTGGAGCGCCGTGCGGTCAGCGAGTCGGCTGAACAAGCCGGGGCTCGCGAAGTCCATATCGTGGAAGAGCCGATGGCCGCCGCGATTGGCGTGGGCCTGCCGGTCATGGATGCCTCCGGCAACATGATCGTGGACATCGGCGGCGGCACCACGGAAGTGGCGCTGATTTCGCTAGGCGGCATCGTCTTCGCCCGCTCCGTGCGGACCGCCGGCGACGAATTGGATGAGGCGATCGTTTCCTACATGAAGCGGGCCTACAATCTGATGATCGGCGAGCGCACCGCGGAAGATATCAAGATTCGACTCGGCTCCGCGGCACCCCTGTCCAAGGAGATCACCATGGATGTGAAGGGCCGTGACCTCGTGGCCGGCCTGCCGAAAACCATCACCATCACCTCGCAGGAAATCCGCGAGGCCATGGCCGACCCGCTTTCCACCATCGTCGATGCCGTGCGCACGACGCTGGAACGTTGCCCGCCGGAACTTGCCGCCGACCTCGTCGACCGCGGCATCGTGCTGGCTGGCGGTGGAGCCTTGTTGCGGGGCTTGGACCGACTTCTCCGGGAAGAAACGGGCCTGCCGGTCCATGTCGCCGAGGATCCCCTCAGCGCCGTGGCGGAAGGCACCGGCAAGATGCTCCAGGAGATCGAGGTGCTGAAGCGGGTCACAACGTCGTCCCACTACTGA
- a CDS encoding ParA family protein encodes MKVVAVANQKGGVGKTTTALNLSAALALRGQRVLLIDLDPQANTTSGLGIECDGEGTVYPALLGQATVREKIIPTGRDNLSLIPSHMDLAGVEIELARGDDHLTRLRTHLQGLKPNDLFDVCILDTPPSLGVLMTSALAAADEILIPLQCEWFGLEGLAKIVHVIDQIRESGANSELSLEGIVMTMFDGRTNLAKQVVDEVRNYFPEALYRTVIPRTIRLGEAPSYAKTIFEHDPTGIGANAYSNLADEFLTRHAAVGPVLA; translated from the coding sequence ATGAAAGTCGTCGCTGTCGCCAATCAAAAAGGAGGCGTGGGGAAAACCACCACCGCGCTCAACCTTTCCGCCGCCCTCGCCTTGCGCGGGCAACGCGTGCTATTGATCGACCTCGATCCGCAGGCAAACACCACCAGCGGTCTGGGCATCGAGTGCGATGGCGAGGGCACGGTCTATCCCGCCCTGCTCGGCCAGGCCACCGTCCGCGAGAAGATCATCCCCACCGGTCGCGACAATCTTTCGCTGATCCCGTCCCACATGGACCTGGCGGGCGTGGAAATCGAACTCGCCCGCGGCGATGATCACCTGACCCGCCTGCGCACCCATCTGCAGGGGCTCAAACCGAACGATCTCTTCGACGTCTGCATTCTCGACACCCCCCCCTCCCTCGGCGTCCTGATGACCTCCGCCCTCGCCGCCGCCGACGAGATTCTCATCCCGCTCCAGTGCGAGTGGTTCGGCCTCGAGGGCTTGGCCAAGATCGTCCACGTCATCGACCAGATCCGGGAGTCCGGCGCGAATTCGGAGCTGTCGCTGGAAGGCATCGTCATGACCATGTTCGACGGTCGCACGAACCTGGCGAAGCAGGTCGTCGATGAGGTCCGCAACTATTTCCCGGAGGCTCTCTACCGCACGGTGATCCCGCGGACCATCCGGCTGGGCGAGGCCCCGAGCTACGCGAAGACCATCTTCGAGCACGATCCGACGGGAATCGGCGCGAACGCCTACTCGAACTTGGCAGATGAGTTCCTGACCCGCCATGCCGCGGTCGGGCCGGTGCTGGCGTGA